The following proteins are encoded in a genomic region of Streptomyces sp. SLBN-31:
- a CDS encoding PaaI family thioesterase → MTMTTAEADKILDACFAPWILGLGLAVEAVGEDRATLRLPWSDRLAREGGGLSGQALMAAADTATVIAVSAARGAYGPMTTVQQSTSFQRAVTGSDVLIEAVVTKLGRRMAFANITMTEERSGEVAATASTVYALLG, encoded by the coding sequence ATGACGATGACGACCGCCGAAGCCGACAAGATCCTTGACGCCTGCTTCGCCCCCTGGATTCTCGGACTGGGCCTCGCCGTGGAGGCGGTGGGCGAGGACCGCGCCACACTGCGTCTTCCCTGGTCGGACCGGCTGGCACGGGAGGGCGGCGGGCTGTCGGGGCAGGCGCTGATGGCCGCCGCGGACACGGCGACCGTGATCGCGGTGTCGGCGGCGCGCGGGGCGTACGGGCCCATGACGACGGTTCAGCAGTCGACGTCGTTCCAGCGCGCGGTGACGGGATCGGATGTCCTGATCGAGGCGGTGGTCACGAAGCTGGGCCGCCGCATGGCGTTCGCGAACATCACGATGACCGAGGAGCGGTCGGGGGAAGTCGCGGCGACCGCGAGCACGGTCTACGCGCTACTGGGCTGA